The Glycine max cultivar Williams 82 chromosome 17, Glycine_max_v4.0, whole genome shotgun sequence genome contains the following window.
tttatttaatcatagCCAACAGGTCTTCCtttggttttcattttttatatatatttcatgaCGTTGATTTCAATATTAGTATTTAGGCGTTTTATTAGctgttagttattttattttatttaataaataaataactcctGATGAACTCCACCGCTTCATATAAATATCCTCGTCCCTTTGTCCCTTGCTTGTGTTAATACTTTATACTCGTAGTgccaaaaaaatgataataataaatacgtACTAAcacataattcataattcagTAATTCTCCccgatctatatatatatatattatttgctgTAATTCTCCCCGATATTTGTAGTGGTTAAACAACGTTATTTACATGATTTGGAAGGAGCTCAATGCACGCATCATGCAAATTTACCTCCagttaacaataataataataatttgaagaaaTAACATGCGCAAATAAAGAGAAGGAACTTCTTACTAACAGAGTTTCAGAGTAGGCtgctgagttttttttttttttttttggaaaagtactcttgaaaaaacaattaaaaacttgaaaaaaataaatatcacacaattaatttttttaataactacgtatttactttttaattttaaataaaacagatccttaaattttaatacattaattatcTACTTCAcccttttttaatttgtaagatAATTGGTTATTTCCCGTGTGAATCGACATAAAACCTTTACGTAGAAATGCACAATTTAAATGCAATAATGGGTTTTTATTATGAATGATCATGGACAacctaaaaaaatgaatgatcgTGGGTCAGGTTGAGTTgagtgaaatttaatttaaatagatCAAATATGACTAGATTGACTGATTGAGtttgtcaaaaataaaatattacatccagactaatttattcaaattttggtTTGATTGAATTGGGTTAATTATcaagttattaaaaattatttatatttaaatttttaaatgatacatttataaaaaaaaaaaaaaacagagagagagagagattgaattgattgagtttacaaattaaattacattgaCGGTTATCTCTGGTTCTAGTTCTGATATCACAATTATATTTGGTTAAGTAGTTTAAtttatagtattaaaaaaagaattgtcattagacaaagaaattatatatgtttaatatggtaaaaaaaatcatattaatcgagggagggagaaaaaaaatatggaaaagagagaattaaaaaGTGTGAAatgaatattgataaaaaaaatcataaaaacatgTTAATGTGTGATGTGAGTGACATGTATTTAGAATTCATTAAACATatgattttaagtttgatttcaaagGTTATTTGTATGGGGAAACAATAGGAGgaactttcactttaattcctctaaaaactctaaaaaaaactttcactttaattcctctaaaaaaaactttcactTTAATGTCTGAACTTCCAAAGATTAATAAATGAGGGGatgctatttaaaaaaatatatatgacagtgaattttttttaaaaaaatatagtttatacCCCAACCATCATAGCGCGGTTTATGTCAAAACTATTCTCATTAATTTGTTCACAAGTAATCCAGTATACGCAAAACTTAATATTAAAATCTGTCCACGCATTACCTCTCTCACATgggatttattataaatttattgaagaTGTCCTGCTATTTAAATCGTAGTATAGCAAAATAAGAATTTTGATAGATACATATATGACATGAAATGTGCAATGATGAGGAATGTGGAACAAAAAACAGATCACGAGCGAGTACAGCGTCTTCATGTGATATAGTATCAAATATGGCACATTTCGTAAgcaatctttcttttcttgttttaagTAGGATGAATTAATGACTGTTTTAATAATCCAACCtaatctagtttttttttcatgtttataaGAAAGCATTCAAATTAGGGGGGAGGGGGGGAAGAATGACGGTTAATGCTGTTAAGCTGTGGTACTTATTCTTCTGAATAAATAAATTCCCTTACccttataatatatatgaaaaaatcattattgaGAGGGAATATCCCACCTATAAGTGTTCGCAGATTTCtcaaaagaattataaaaatatatatgaaaactaCGTCAATTTTATAAATGGAAAATAATCTTGCTATTTTTCGTAGTAGGCAGCAAAGTATGTGGTATTgagataagaaatataaaatacattgaACAATAAAATGGCATGACGGTTTGGAGCCATTGCTGAACTCCAGCCAAAGCTGGCCTAGTGTCTGGCAAGAAAACAACAAGGTCCAGCCTATGTACCTTCCAAGATTTAAAGCAGGCAGTGTCTCTATTTTGTATTTACATACTACAAAATAAatcagatttatttttttttgtttttttcaaggTCAGATTGGATCTTTCAATTAGCATGCATGCTAGtaagaatttttcattttttctttacaaagaTGACTATTTTTTGCattccttttatttaaaaaaaatgaaaataaggagaaatttaTTATGCATCTATCTTTCATTACcaacaatacttttttttatcagcaaataaaGACTTATGTTAAATAAAGGACAGTTATGAGACATATCTTCCTAATAATTGCAAAATCAAACGCAACTCATTCTAAAGGTTTCTATGATCAACCAGTGAACATTAAAACTGTCATACCCACAGGCTACAGTATATTTACAGAATGAATGCAAATATTAAGTAACCCAAGGGTCATCAACACCTACTAAATCCACTCCAACAAGCTTCTCACAAAATTGATTATTACACATGCATGTAGACCAAACATGCAACCCCTATTACGTTGAATTGGTCCTTCCTTTATACATGCAACAAAGTTTGAGAGCCATTGCACCGATGGTACATTAAATCCCTTTTCATAGCCTTTTAACCATGTCCAGGATTGGAATAAAATCTGGTGAATAGCTTCCTCTATGTTCAGTTTTTTCTCATGGAAAATTGATTGATTTCTACACCTCCACACCAACCAAACAGTAGCACACCACACATACCTCCATCTAGAATTCTTCTTCACCGAATCATGTAGCAAGACATGTTGCCAATAATGATGTTTCACTTCATGTGGTAGAGCCAAGGAAAGTGACATCCCATGCAAGAAAAACTTCCAAATACCATCAATACACTTCCAAATCCCATGCAAGAAAATTGTGGTTTATAACTTCCACAACTTCCCTACAAAACGTATAAAGAGCTTCATTTCCCTCCACCATAATATGTTTTCGCAGCAAATTATCCACTGTAGTCTATTGATGAGGACTCTCCGCAAAAAGAAATTCACTTTCGGTGGTAATTTTAGATTCCAAATGTTATCTAAAATCTCCATCCTTTGACAATCCACATTATGTGTGATCATGACTTCATATGCTGACTTCACCGAATATAATCCCGATTGGTCCATCAACCAAATCCAAGAATCCCTCTCCTCATGTTGTATAGAGACATGATGAAATGATTGAAACAAATTATCCACTAAGTTCCTTTCCCACACAAACCACTCCCTCCTCCAAGAAAGCTCCCACCTCCTCCAACTCCCCAAGATACAATCTAGGAAATCCATTTGTCAAAATTGCTCTCCTAACCAAGAATCCTcccaaaatcaaatattttgtcCATCACCCATTTTCCACTCAATGAATTTATCAAACCAATTATCTTCACTTTGTCTTCCACATATTTTTCTAATGTCTGTCCACCACATAGACTCATCATTCGTTTCCTCCCTCTCCAAAAGACTTCTCCAACCACCATATTTAGAACCCAAAATCTCCCCCCATAAGGTATCACCATTATGAAAAAGTTCTCATCTCCATTTTGCaagaagaacattattaaaaataaaaatgtctttcaCACCTAACCCGCACATTCTTTTGATGCACACACTTTGTCACGTCTTATCcaagatattttcttttgtcCCTCATCCCCTTCCCACAAGAAATTTCTTTGTATGTTAATAATTATCTTACCCACCTTTATAGGCAATTTAAAGAAAGAAAGGTAAAACAAAGGTAAAGAAGAAAGAATCAAGTTTATGAGACAAACTCTACCCGCAAAAGAATCAAGTTAATAATTATCTAACACTGGTTTCCAAGTAGCTTCTAGCCTAGGGTTTGCACCTATgaaaattcctagataaacaaaaggaaataccaacaatttataatttaaaatattagcaTATCTTATCATCAAGTCTCTCTCAATCCCAATAGCCTCAAAATTACTTTTGAAGAAGTTCACTCTCAAACTGGAAACAATCTCAAAGCACCATAACATGCTTTTGATGGCCACCACATTAGACAAGGAAGCTTCTCCAGTAAACAAAGTGTCATCCGCATATTGTAGTAAGTTGACTTGTGTCTCATCATCTCCCACTTTAAAACTAGTGAAAATTTTCTTCTCAATAGCTTATCTCATCAAGTCGGTCAAACCCTCAGCCATAATGTTAAATAAGAAAGGAATAAGTGAATCTCCTTGTCTTAGTCCCCCAGATATCCCAAATTCACATGTAGGACATTCATTAACCAACACTGACATCTTACTACTCACCAAATAACTTCTTATCCACCCAATCCACTTCTCTTGGAATCCCAAtctttttaacatatataaaagaaacttcCAACTTACTGAatcatatgattttttataatccACTTTAAAGATCaaacatttcttctttttcctctttgcCTCCTCCACCACTTTGTTTGCCACAAGTGCACTATGTAATAAGTACCTTCCACCTAAAAACGCACATTGTCTACAGTCAATTATACCTCCTAACACCTTCTTGAttttatttgaaagaattttaGTCAATATCTTATACATACAACCCACCAAAGATATTGGTCGAAAATCTCCCAAATGTTGTAGATCATCCACCTTTCGAGTAAGGGAAATAAATGAAGAATTACACTCTCTTGgtaaaatttcattctcatgAAATTCTCAAAGAAATCTTAACACCTCCCCTTTGAAATTATAACCACCGGGTCTCAGACTTTTCAAACTCCCATCTCCACACAATGCTACACAGAGTGATTTATCCACCTtctcattttttgtttcttataagcaaatcatttgaatttcttcttttatggccaactttctaataaatttcattttcaccTACCCTCCAACCCCCTTACATTGTACGTGAGCATGTTCATAAGAAACCTTGTTTATCAACCACGCCCTTTCTTCACCTTCTTTAGCCCCTATCGATCCTTGTCCTCCTTATATTGGATTTGATCAACTAACAATACTATTATTTGTTAGAAGAAAATTAGTATACTGAAATTTGTTTGCATTTGATTTTCATCgataaaaaaaggttaaattataattttggtctccctaatttttttaaatccataattttggccatctgaattttaattgtaatatttggtTCCCCTAgtcttataaattgaaaattttgatccccttgataaattattaacaaataattttgattaattgagatattaagttaattgtaaaaaattgaataaaaaatattaatcttaatttttcacAACATTGTACTCCTCTTCTttactttttctattttcactaTTGCACGCGATTTCATGGACAATAACACCATATAAGAGttaatagtttttattaaagtttttaatgattaataatttttatttaatttataattaatttaatatctctaataatcataattattagttaataatctaTAGGAttccaaaattgaaaatttataaagCTAGGAGAATcaaaagttataattaaaaatcaaggggacaaaaatcatgaatttaaagaattaggaagaccaaaattacaatttagcctaaaaaaattgacacttatttaataatgtataaaaaaattatcgtaaaaaaatatattttttagaaaataattataatattttattttttaaaatgattttgataatacatataatattataaaagttacGCTTGTGAtcgtttatattaaatttatctaaaaaatttagtagaaaaaaacacaaagggGAAACTgtattaatttgtatatatacaCGTAAAAAAaccataatcaattagattttAAACATAAGCATAATAACTCATTGCGATTGTGTTAGTGGTGTAGGATTAAGAATGTAAGATAGTTTATACGAAGTTATaagtttaaatttcaatttacaattatatgaaaaaaaattaaaatattttttttatgacggattttttattttttatttgctgcAAGTTTTGGAGTTGGTTGTTTTAAGTAAATATATCTCTTAAATTTGGAATGtctataactatatatatgagGGGATATGTTTTGGTGTACTCCCCAACTTACTCATTGTTATGTAACTTCTAATTACACTGTCCAAACCATCTACACcctttaattgtatttttcacAAACCACTCGCTATTGTTTAGTTTTCATTAtctttctgtctctctctctctctttaaaaaaaaaaaaaaaaaaaaagaagatacagAGAGGCATGGAATGCACCCTTAGTGGGTAGAAAAGTTTTTCTTGATTATTATACTATATAAACAAGTTGACAGTAACTAATCgacaaaaataacatttttgtcttttaactttaatatagattttattttggtcttctaactaattttgtataatttggtTACTTAACTTTTCATTTCGTGTCACGTTGGTTACTTAATTTGGTCTTCAAACAATAATTACTTTTAGTTTGGAACTTATTAACCAAACTTACTCCAATAGGTTAATTATTAAACCACTAAGTTAGAATCGTCCAAAATGTCCACatggtttttaaataaataaataaataaaactaattctGCATACAAAGTCACGACGTACCTCTTGCTTAACGATAACTCCACCATACCGATCGACTGCCATGGTAGCGTAGCACATGCCATGGCCACACCAAACCCTCCCTTCACCACCAACCCAAATAATCATTGTTGCACCTCCATGAGCAACCCAAATTTGCAATCATAACAAACACCATAACTTTGACAACTTACACATTAACCATAAGGGCAAATTATTAAGGTgaaacttcaattttaattaaatagtatTATTCTAAGTTTTGTCCATTGTTCAATTTGGCCGTAAACTGCGAGTTGAataccaaaaataattaatatatatcaaatGACGTTTGctcaaaagaaataagaaaatctTTTTTGTGAgatcagaaaaagaaaaggcacCAGTCAACAAGTAAGACGTGAAAGCTAAACAAGACATGGAGTGTTGCTTGTTTGGTACAGCCAGCCATGCATACACCATATATGTTTATGAATAAGTTAAAATTACTTATCATTTTGAATGattctaaaatataatatatattttaacctatGGAAAGGTTGAATGACAAATAattcaggaaaaaaaaggtTGGATGACAAATTCCAATTGTGCCAACTGTGGGAGTACATTTCAGCTAATTTGTCAAACTAACAAAAAGAGGAAGTCTGATGACAATGACCATTTGCTTCATTTGTGGAAAATAAATACATCAGATGcaacagataaaaaaataaccatggagtttttaaataagtaaatgaAAAGGAACATGTAGTACTTTTTTAAATGAAGTTGACATTGGAGGAATAAGTTAGTCCTACGCCCCAGTTGGTAGGAGCAACATTCCATGCTATTATAGTCTCTTTGGTTGTGTAGGAAGTAACCTTAAAGGAAAGAGCTTGGCCACCCAATGTTGCAAATGCCTGGTATGAAGCCCCCCAATTGTGGCTCATACTAATCCACCCTGTTCCACTTCCCTTCACCCACATGTTAGCAATATCTCCTCCACCTCCAACATTCATCACGTACACCAATAACCAATACCCGTTTCCTTGGAAAGAGAATCGTATCCCCCCACTTCTTACGCAAGGTACTCTGAAAAATCATTTCACACATACATTAATGTGATAATTAAGAATAAAGGGGATTTGATCTAATGATATttactatttgcacacactttTTGTTGTGTAAAGTTTCCAATGTTCGACTTTCTACACAATGATTCATCAAATTCTTGAAGTTATCCaatgatttaaaattagaaaaatgtttataaattcataaaatttaaattagttattttagtTCCTAATATATAGGACTTACTACTATTATAAtccataaattatataaatttactaTCATTTTAGTCTATAAGAACATTTTCAGTAGGTGCAATTTAAGAcatctattttgaattttagtcTATTAATTGACCACACAATATTACATCATAGTCATGCAAGTCATATATATTTTGCTCCAATAATATAACTTTAAACAACTCTTTAGTGAAAAACTcttaaatgacaagaaaatatattttaaatcataaaCAATCGTGTTGCTTATAGAAACAATCAAATATGATATGTGAATCTCTATTGTAATAAAACAATTAAGcaataatatcttaaaataaagaACTTGTTAAGTAACAAACTACGGAGATGCTTTAATTGATTTAATGACAAGGACTAATATAGTAATTTACTAAGAAATAAACTTTCTTAAATTAGGTACCTGCGGTACATAACAggaatgattccagcttgccaCTGTGCAATTTTCATGAAAGCGGGCTTGGACATGTCAAAATGTGTACGTGGTGGGTTGCACCAGCCTCCGTTATCAGAGGCCTGGGCCCAATTAGGAGGGCAAAGATTTGTGGCAGTCACTGTAGTGTAAGGCACATTGGAATAGCATGCACTCGATTGAACACAACGTATCTGATAACAAGTCCCACATGCATACCCGTTGTTGAACAATGTCGAACTCAAAGCTGCTGTGTCTTTCCCGTAACCGTTTATGAGCAAATTTCCGTACCCACATGCTCCTCCTTCAATTAATCACAAGAAAAAGACATGCTAAATTGTTAATAGAAAGTGATATTGGTTTACATATGTACTAAGATATGGTAAGTACTAAGTAATTAATAACATAACATTGATTATTTATATAGGCATTTACTTATACCAATTGTTGAAtggtttattattaattaaggaATTGTGATAACGTACCCATAGTGGCAGAAGCAGACTCATCACCATAAAATGTGGCATGGGCAAGGGTCCATTGACTAGGCTGAAATGTACCCGCTACTATTGGTGGCTTTCCGATGATTAATATGAACATCCATGTAAATGTTGTTATCAACAAGAAGCTACAATGTTGAAGCGTTGCAGCCATTGTTAAATTTTTGGCTGTGTGGTTTTCTCTAGGTGATGTAGGATTAATGCTAAAGGGTACGTGCTCATTGACTGGTACACGTATCCTTATATATAACGTCCAATGGACCAATTCCAATAGCACGTCGCTCATTTGTCTTCAATTCGTGATCCCCACGAAGATAACATCTCTAATCTCTTAAGTCAAACAGTATTACtcttgtttccttttatttttttgtttgaaacaaTGTTTGTAGGAATATATTGATCCAGGAATTGAATATCATTACGTAAGTGAAAAACGTGCGGACATGTTTCTTAGGTCTTGTCCTTCATTTCATCCTATCCACCAAGCAGcaattacatttatttattttcataataatagtaataatttcttCAGCTTTaggattaattattatttattagtagCTGAATTGTCTTTTCAAAAGTATAACTGTTGTATAGCATATCCTA
Protein-coding sequences here:
- the LOC100781459 gene encoding putative expansin-A30, with the translated sequence MAATLQHCSFLLITTFTWMFILIIGKPPIVAGTFQPSQWTLAHATFYGDESASATMGGACGYGNLLINGYGKDTAALSSTLFNNGYACGTCYQIRCVQSSACYSNVPYTTVTATNLCPPNWAQASDNGGWCNPPRTHFDMSKPAFMKIAQWQAGIIPVMYRRVPCVRSGGIRFSFQGNGYWLLVYVMNVGGGGDIANMWVKGSGTGWISMSHNWGASYQAFATLGGQALSFKVTSYTTKETIIAWNVAPTNWGVGLTYSSNVNFI